A DNA window from bacterium contains the following coding sequences:
- a CDS encoding T9SS type A sorting domain-containing protein, producing MNSYSMLCLSVLAYASLCWGQTFSAFLSRVNSAPMDQRGAIVDSFMQAVPGFPYIEETNQAHFLYRGAATSVSVPGDMNGWTPGVNSMTLVNGTDLWYFSRVFEADARLDYKFVLNNSNWILDPRNPYQVQGGFGPNSELRMPEFVPPPAIEFYPDIPHGALRDTMFASSELGNTRRVRIYTPPNYDPNGECYALLVVHDGLDYLTLGRTDRILDYLIHENAIQPVIAVFVPAVNREPEYAGNQQAAFGRFITQELLPFVDAAYNTCDDPQRRATAGASNGGNISLWLAVTYPEVFGLVCAQSPNVQSSISDGLEANANLGLRFYVDIGTYDILVLIPLAQNLVQILEEQDYPYYFQTHHDGHSWGNWRAHLDEGLTYLLPAAIPVVPAGPPSINTFELAQNYPNPFNPTTNISFTLLHESLVDLQVYDTTGRVVASLVNSTLSVGKHEFEFDGTGFASGIYFARVVAASQVGVVKMVLLK from the coding sequence ATGAACAGCTATAGCATGCTATGCCTCTCCGTTTTGGCTTATGCCTCTCTATGTTGGGGCCAGACCTTCAGCGCGTTCCTGTCGCGGGTGAATTCCGCCCCGATGGACCAGCGCGGCGCCATTGTTGACAGCTTCATGCAAGCGGTTCCGGGTTTCCCCTATATAGAGGAGACAAACCAGGCCCATTTTCTTTATCGAGGTGCGGCCACGTCTGTTAGTGTGCCGGGGGACATGAACGGTTGGACGCCCGGAGTGAACAGCATGACGCTGGTGAACGGGACGGACCTTTGGTACTTCAGCCGTGTCTTTGAGGCGGATGCGCGGCTGGACTACAAGTTCGTCCTCAATAACTCGAATTGGATATTGGATCCTCGGAATCCGTATCAGGTTCAGGGCGGGTTCGGGCCGAATTCGGAGTTGCGGATGCCGGAGTTTGTGCCGCCGCCGGCGATTGAGTTCTACCCGGACATTCCCCATGGCGCTTTGCGGGACACGATGTTCGCCAGCTCTGAGTTAGGGAATACGCGGCGGGTGCGCATTTACACGCCGCCGAACTACGATCCGAACGGGGAATGCTATGCGCTGCTGGTGGTCCATGACGGGTTGGATTATCTCACTTTGGGCCGGACCGATCGGATCTTAGACTACCTGATTCACGAGAACGCGATCCAGCCGGTGATCGCTGTGTTTGTGCCGGCCGTGAACCGGGAGCCGGAATATGCTGGCAATCAGCAGGCGGCCTTCGGCCGATTCATCACGCAGGAGTTGCTGCCGTTTGTGGATGCGGCCTACAATACGTGTGACGATCCGCAGCGGCGGGCGACGGCGGGGGCCTCGAACGGAGGGAATATCTCGCTCTGGCTGGCCGTGACCTACCCGGAAGTTTTTGGACTGGTATGCGCGCAGTCGCCGAACGTGCAGAGTTCAATCTCCGATGGGTTGGAAGCGAACGCCAACTTGGGCCTGCGGTTCTACGTGGACATTGGGACCTATGACATTCTGGTGTTGATTCCGCTCGCGCAGAATCTTGTGCAAATATTGGAAGAACAGGACTATCCGTACTATTTCCAGACGCATCATGATGGGCATAGCTGGGGCAACTGGCGAGCGCATCTGGATGAAGGCCTGACGTATTTGCTTCCGGCGGCGATACCGGTCGTTCCTGCCGGCCCGCCCTCTATTAATACGTTTGAACTCGCGCAGAATTATCCAAATCCATTTAATCCAACTACTAACATATCGTTCACGCTGCTGCATGAGAGCCTCGTGGATTTGCAGGTTTACGATACGACTGGGCGGGTCGTGGCCAGCCTGGTGAACAGTACTTTATCTGTTGGAAAACATGAGTTTGAGTTTGACGGGACGGGTTTCGCATCAGGTATCTACTTTGCGCGTGTGGTGGCCGCATCGCAGGTTGGCGTGGTGAAAATGGTGTTGCTGAAATAA